One genomic region from Cryptococcus deuterogattii R265 chromosome 7, complete sequence encodes:
- a CDS encoding replication factor C subunit 2/4 yields the protein MASGSSSNNKDISATAKHTDAEGYEMPWVEKYRPVLLDDIVGNSDTIERLKVIAEDGNLPHIIISGMPGIGKTTSIHCLAHALLGEAYKEGVLELNASDERGIDVVRNKIKSFAQRKVTLPPGRHKIIILDEADSMTAGAQQALRRTMEIYSNTTRFALACNMSNKIIEPIQSRCAILRYSKLNDAEVLKRLKEICDMESVKYNDEGLAALIFTAEGDMRQAINNLQSTWSGFGFVNQDNVFKICDQPHPIVIRQMIKDCQYGKIDEALARVNALWDQGYSAVDIVVTVFRVVKGMEELPEYLKLEFIREIGWTHMRILEGVGTLVQLGAMIARLNKFALPPNTLKI from the exons ATGGCATCCGGATCCTCATCGAACAATAAAGACATCTCAGCCACGGCTAAACATACCGATGCTGAAGGTTACGAAATGCCCTG GGTCGAGAAGTATCGCCCGGTCCTTTTGGACGATATTGTTGGCAACTCGGATACCATTGAACGGTTGAAGGTCATTGCCGAGGATGGTAACTTACcgcatatcatcatctctggTATGCCAGGTATCGGAAAAACCACTTCTATACATTGCCTGGCGCATGCGCTTCTGGGAGAAGCATACAAAGAGGGAGTATTGGAGCTGAATGCGTCCGATGAGAG AGGTATCGACGTGGTCCGAAACAAAATTAAGTCATTCGCTCAAAGAAAAGTCACCCTCCCACCTGGAAGACACAAAATTATCATTCTTGATGAAGCGGACTC AATGACAGCCGGTGCTCAACAAGCCCTTCGTCGAACTATGGAGATCTACTCCAACACTACTCGTTTTGCCCTCGCCTGTAACATGTCCAACAAGATCATTGAACCTATACAAAGCCGGTGTGCAATCTTAAGATATAGCAAGCTCAATGATGCCGAGGTATTGAAGCGGCTTAAGGAAATTTGTGACATGGAGAGC GTCAAGTACAATGACGAAGGCCTCGCTGCACTCATTTTCACTGCTGAGGGCGACATGCGTCAAGCGATTAACAATCTCCAATCTACCTGGTCGGGTTTCGGCTTTGTCAACCAAGATAACGTATTCAAAATTTGCGATCAACCTCATCCTATTGTTATCCGCCAAATGATCAAAGACTGCCAGTATGGCAAAATTGATGAGGCCCTTGCCAGAGTGAACGCGCTTTGGGATCAAGGATACTCGGCGGTGGATATTGTTGTGACCGTGTTCAGAGTCGTGAAAGGCATGGAGGAGCTGCCAGAGTACTTAAAGTTGGAGTTCATCCGC GAGATTGGCTGGACTCACATGCGCATCCTTGAAGGCGTTGGAACGCTGGTCCAACTGGGCGCCATGATTGCTCGATTGAACAAGTTCGCTCTTCCCCCTAATACCCTC
- a CDS encoding ribose-phosphate pyrophosphokinase: MASAAYSTIKLFSGSSHPELAALIAKRLRIPLARANISQPPSGETKITIVESVRDCDVYIINTGAGAVNTHLMELCIMIHACKIASARRITAIIPHFPYARQDKKDKSRAPITAKLVANMLREAGCDHVITMDLHASQIQGFFDVPVDNLYAEPSMIQYMRNNIDVHDCVIVSPDAGGAKRATSIADRLNVEFALFHKERKKANEVSRMVLVGSVTGKIAILVDDMADTCGTLGLAARNLLEAGATKVYAFATHGILSGDALKVISESGMEKLVITNTIPQSDNCEKCEKIEVIDVSRVLAEVIRRSHFGESVSYLFHEVPYSNGVGA, from the exons ATGGCATCTGCTGCGTATTCCACTATCAAGCTCTTTTCTG GTTCCTCTCATCCAGAACTTGCTGCTCTGATCGCCAAGCG ACTGAGAATACCTCTCGCGCGAGCCAACATCAGCCAACCACCTTCGGGTGAGACCAAAATCACTATCGTGGAGAGCGTGCGAGATTGCGATGTATACATTATCAACACG GGTGCAGGGGCTGTGAACACTCATTTGATGGAACTTTGTATCATGATCCATGCTTGCAAA ATTGCCTCTGCCAGAAGAATCACAGCCATCATCCCTCATTTCCCTTATGCACGACAAGATAAGAAGGACAAGTCCCGAGCCCCCATCACCGCTAAGCTTGTCGCCAATATGTTGAGAGAAGCTGGTTGCGACCATGTCATT ACTATGGATTTGCATGCGTCTCAGATCCAAGGATTTTTCGATGTCCCTGTTGACAA C CTTTACGCCGAACCTTCAATGATTCAATATATGCGAAATAACATTGATGTTCATGACTGTGTCATCGTCTCCCCGGATGCTGGAGGCGCCAAGCG AGCCACTTCCATCGCCGATCGATTAAACGTAGAGTTTGCGCTTTTCCACAAAGAACGCAAGAAGGCCAATGAAGTCTCCCGTATGGTCTTGGTCGGTTCCGTCACCGGCAAAATTGCTATCCTAGTCGACGACATGGCCGATACCTGCGGCACCCTTGGTCTTGCTGCTCGGAATCTTTTGGAAGCGGGGGCCACTAAGGTTTATGCCTTTGCTACACACGGTATTCTTAGCGGCGATGCTCTAAAAGTAATCAGCGAGAGTGGAATGGAAAAGTTAGTCATTACCAACACCATCCCTCAATCGGACAACTGTGAGAAATGtgagaagattgaggtGATCGATGTGAGCCGAGTATTGGCCGAGGTGATCAGGAGAAGTCACTTTGGAGAGTCCGTG TCATACCTTTTCCACGAAGTACCTTATTCCAACGGCGTAGGTGCATAG